In the Ictalurus punctatus breed USDA103 chromosome 7, Coco_2.0, whole genome shotgun sequence genome, one interval contains:
- the LOC108267285 gene encoding uncharacterized protein LOC108267285, with translation MQDFHGYTVSISGVLLFALLQGVCGVLADTVMVLKAGSSLDLRVQYPIESVLSVQWIFNGKTFAEYSTDQSYTLLESQFSGRLKEDNDRVGVTVQDLQPQESGTFSVYAEDTETQLPAQTFKVYIQIPITAVQIDKNQTWRLSTNSCDVEVKCVALGAESVSFLWSGYKTGSGAQLQFSLSPAEGAVTLNCTAANNVSSSSATETLSCSAEHPRTETQMSVLKLISSLVAASSFLLVTIILGVKCYRARGHHNSQYAMTVIEE, from the exons ATGCAGGACTTTCATGGATATACTGTTTCCATCTCTGGTGTGCTGTTGTTTGCGCTTCTACAGG gtgtgtgtggtgttttggcTGACACAGTGATGGTGCTCAAAGCTGGGAGCTCCCTGGATCTTCGTGTTCAATACCCAATTGAATCAGTGTTATCGGTTCAGTGGATCTTCAATGGGAAAACTTTTGCTGAATACAGTACAGACCAAAGTTACACACTTCTGGAATCCCAGTTCAGTGGAAGATTAAAGGAGGACAATGACAGAGTTGGAGTAACTGTACAAGATCTTCAACCTCAAGAATCTGGGACATTCTCGGTGTATGCAGAAGACACTGAAACACAGCTTCCAGCACAGACATTTAAAGTTTATATTCAAA ttcccATAACAGCTGTGCAGATTGATAAGAACCAGACGTGGAGATTGTCCACAAACAGCTGTGATGTTGAAGTGAAGTGTGTAGCGCTCGGAGCTGAGAGTGTTTCCTTCCTGTGGAGCGGCTATAAGACTGGGAGTGGAGCTCAGCTGCAGTTCAGTCTCTCACCAGCAGAAGGAGCTGttacactgaactgcactgcagCTAACAACGTCAGTTCCAGTTCTGCTACAGAGACACTGAGCTGTAGCGCTGAACATCCCAGAACAG AAACTCAAATGTCAGTTCTTAAACTGATCAGTAGTCTAGTGGCGGCCTCTTCATTTCTGCTGGTGACCATCATCCTGGGTGTAAAATGTTACAGAGCTCGAG gTCATCATAACAGTCAGTATGCCATGACAGTAATTGAGGAATAA